Part of the Candidatus Chlorohelix allophototropha genome, AACGGGTGAGAGCGTGATTGATAACACTGAAGCGGAAGAAGTTACGCCCGAATTGAAACGAACCGATACTGTGATTCTGGCGTGGCGCACCAATGCCGGATTAGATTTGCAAGCGTTCGAGGCAGAATTCGGCAAGTCGTTAGATGAATTTTATCCCGGCAAGGTTGCCAGATTCCTCGAACTTGGCTTGCTAGAAGAAGGGTTCAACGCTGTGGGTAATCCGATTTTGCGTCTTACAGTGCGGGGACGCTTGCTCAGTAATAATGTTTTTGTAGAGTTCTTGCCAGATGTATAAAGATTAAGAGACAAAGGGAAAGTGGGGTTGGGATGGAATACCGGGTCTTGTCCAGAGGTGAAATTGACCTGATGTACCGAATTGACCGCAGCGAAGTCGTCGAAGAAATTTACTACAATCAAGACGGCACGCTCGACTTAAAGCAAGAATTTTGCGATATGCCGGGTTTTGCTCCGGGCGAACTGGACAAATTGGTGCGGCGCATCTACGCGCTCTACGATGAGGGCGGCACGGTATTAGGCGCGTTTGAGGGCAATACCATTGCAGGAATTGCTGCATTGGAGGTCAAGTTTAGAGGTAGCGACCGTGATACTATGAACTTGCTGGCGTTATTTGTGAGCAAGCCCTATCGCCGACAAGGGATTGGGCGCTGGTTGGTGGAAGGAATCGCCCAGAAAGCTTGGGACATGGGTGCAACAAAACTATACATCTCTGCTACCCCATCCCGCAATACGGTGCAATTTTATATGGGGATAGGCGCACAACTTGCAAGTGAGATTGATCCTGAGTTATTTGAATTGGAACCGCTGGATATTCACCTTGAGTTGGATATTCGTGCGCCATGGTAGGTTTCTTACACGGTAGCAACTAGAGGGTTGTGATGTTGAAATATAGGTTTGGTGGCGTGATAGTAGCAATGCTGCTGGCGGTAATGCTGGCAAGCGCATTTGACCTTCCGACGGCGCAAGCAGCAGAAAACCGTGCCAGTGTACTATGGTATCAAGGCAGCGCCGTAGAATTTAGCGGTTGGAAACTAGACGGATTGCGACTTGATGGTGAGGCTTTGACACTCGACCCGATTCACAGTAAAAACGCCAACGATCCTTACGCGCCCGGCAGCTATAACGGCGGCAATTACTTTAACGGCGGCAGTTACTACTATGGCGAAGGACTAGCCCCATACTATGGTTCGCCCGGTGGTTTTAACAGTGCAATTGCGAGTTGGAACGCCGATGCGCCACCCGGTTCATGGGTAATGGTGAGCTTGCGTGCGTTGGTGAATGGACGCTGGACAAAGTTTTACACGATGGGAGTGTGGGCTGCCGATAATGCTACTGTTCGTAGGCACAGTGTGGATGGGCAGAACGATGCAGATGGGCGGGTAGATACCGATACGCTATCGCTGAACTCGTCTGCCGTCGCTTTCCAGCTAAAAGTAACGCTATACAGCGCGAACCCAACTCTAGCATTACCCCATCTGTGGCATGTTTCGGTCAACACGTTGCGAAACGGCACAACTCCTGCTTTTAGCTCTGATAGAAAGGCGTGGGGCAAGGATTTGCCTGTGCCAGAGCGCAGCCAGATGATTTATCCTGATGGAGGAGAGGTATGGTGTAGCCCCACTTCGCTCTCGATGGTAATGGCTTTTCTGGATGGCAAATACGGCTTAAGCGGTTTGACCCGCACTGTGCCACAAACCGCCGAGGCGACCTACGATTGGATTTACAAAGGTAACGGCAACTGGCCCTTTAACGTGGCGCACGCTACCACTGGGCTAAACGGCGCACTAAACGGTGCGGTGATGCGCTATCAATCGCTGGTACAGGTAGAACGCTGGATTGAGCAGGGCATCCCCGTAATTGCCAGTGTGGCATATTCGCCCGGTCAATTGCCCGGTTCGCCTATTAGCGCTACTGACGGGCATTTGCTGGTAATTCGCGGTTTTGATACCAACGGCAACCCGATTGTGAATGACCCCGCCGGTGACCCGCGCAAGGGGCAGAGCGTGAGGATTGTGTACCCTCGCGCTGCTTTCGAGCGTGTTTGGCAGGATGGTTCGGGCGGGGCTGTTTACTTGCTCTATCCGCGCAACGGTTGGACAGACCCGCGCCAGTGGATTTCTCCCGATTATGTGGGAAGTCAGTACGCCTACCCTGAAATCGGTAAACTCTGGAGTGATGCCGATGCCGCCACTCTGAGCGGCAAGAGCGGACGTGGTTGGGTGTGGGGAACAGGACCCAGTACCCCTGCTATGTTGGAAAACTATGATGAAGGGGTGAACGGATTACGGGTGGTGCAATATTTTGACAAAACCCGGATGGAGATTACCATCCCACAAGGCGACCGCAACTCGCTGTGGTTCGTGACTAACGGCTTACTGACAGAAGAACTGGTGTCGGGCAAGATGCAGGTGGGCAACGGGCGTTTTGAGAATCGCACTCCCGCCAATATTCCGGTAGCAGGCGACCCAGACAGCCCGCTTGCGCCCACTTATGCTACCTTTGAGAACCTTGCCACGCTGCCCGGTTTTGAACAGACGCGGAGAGCTACCAATCACACTGGGCAGCCGATTAGCGAAACCCTCGACAGGCAAGGGAATGTTACACAGGGTAGTTCTGGTGGGCTGAAATACGCTAACTATGACGCGAAATTGGGACACAATATCCCGGACGTGCTGTGGAGTTGGATGAATAACTCGGCGCGTAGTGGCATCGACAATTGGATTTTCGTGCTAGGCTATCCCATCAGTGAACCTTACTGGGTTCAAGTGAATATTGGGGGGAAACCGGTGCGAGTATTGGCGCAACTGTACGAGCGACGCGCCCTCACCTATAACCCGGCTAATCCAGCAGAGTGGCAGGTGGAAATGGGCAATATTGGGCAGCATTATTACCGCTGGCGTTACGGCGGATGAGCAAGCCTTACGTTTGTGGTATAATTTTTAAGGTTAAACTAGTATAAATTATAAATTTAAGGAATATAATTACTCCTAATGTGGACTTCTACCAAAATCGGAATTGACCTCGGTACCGCAAATGTACTGGTGTATGTAAAAGGCAAAGGCATCGTGTTGAGCGAGCCAAGCGTGGTGGCAATTTCAACCAAAGATAATCGTGTATTACAAGTAGGCATGGCTGCCTATGAAATGATGGGGCGTACCCCTGAAACGGTCGAAGTCATTCGCCCTATGCAAAACGGCGTAATCGCTGACTACGTTGTAACCGAGGCGATGCTGAAGCATTTTATCAGTCGCGCAACTGGACGGTTCGCGGTAGTGAAGCCCGATGTAATGATCTGTATCCCCGCCGGGGTTACCAACGTAGAGATGCGCGCGGTTCATGATGCCGCGATTCAAGCGGGTGCAAAACGCGCTTGGCTTATCCGCGAGCCTTTGGCGGCGGCAATCGGCGCTCAAATCCCTATCGCCGAGCCAACCGGCAACATGGTAATTGATATAGGTGGTGGTACAACCGAAGTAGCGGTTATCTCCCTCTACGGTATCGTTACCAGCAATAGCATCCGGGTTGGTGGTAACAAAATGGATGATTCGATTGCCAGCTACATCAAGCGCAAGTATAACCTGATGATCGGTGAGCGTACCGCTGAAGAAATCAAAATCCGCATCGGTAGCGCCATCCCGATGGAAGAAGAACTCTCAATGGAAGTGCGTGGGCGCGATCAGGTGAGCGGTTTGCCGCGTACCGTCATTGTACGCAGCAATGAAATAACTGAAGCGTTGGCAGACCCGCTCGAATCCATTATTGGGGCGGTGCGAACGGTGCTGGAAGATACTCCACCCGAACTCGCCAGCGACATTATAGATCGTGGTATGGTCATGACGGGGGGCAGTAGCCAATTGCGCAATATCAGCCAGTTATTGGCAGACGTAACGGGCGTTCCATGCTATGTGGCGGATAACCCGATGAACTGTGTAGCCATCGGTACGGGCGTAGCATTGGAATACATCGACCTCTTGCGCGACTCACTCAGTGGGGATTTTTAACCAGAAAAGCATTTAATATAAACAGGGTGTGGAATAACCACGCCCTGTATTTATTTCCAAGTGTCGTATTTTTCGTTTCTCTGCCTTACGTTGTTGAGAGTTCGGTGTAAGCACCCCTAAAAGTTTCCAGATTTTTCCGCTGACAGTTTGTCTAGTACTCTTTGTAAATCTGCCATATGATACGGCTTGGGTAGCACTGCTTTGAAGCCAAAATGCATATAATTACTCATTATTGGGTCATTGGAGTAGCCGCTACACACCACCCCTGTGACCTGTGGATCTAGTTCTAACAGCTTTTTCATAGTTTGTTTGCCACCCATTCCGCCCGGAATCGTTAGATCGAGCAGCACCACATCGAAAGGCTGACCAGCTTCGAATGCGGTACTGTAAAGTTGGTAGGCTACCTCTCCTTCTTCGGCTACTGCCACCGTGTGCCCTAGTCTCTGCAAATATTGTTTCACCAAATTTCTCAAGAGTTGCTCATCATCCATGATTAATATTTTCATAGGGGTAACTGCTTGCGTAAGTCTTGAAACCGCCGCGATGTGACTCCGCACAGCAGAATCCGCTTGTTGATTGGTGGCAGGCAGATAAATGGTAAAGGTTGTACCCTTACCTACCACGCTTTCTACCTCAATATGTCCATTATGTTGTCGGATAATGGAATGGCAAACCGCCAGCCCCA contains:
- a CDS encoding peptidase C39 family protein, whose amino-acid sequence is MLKYRFGGVIVAMLLAVMLASAFDLPTAQAAENRASVLWYQGSAVEFSGWKLDGLRLDGEALTLDPIHSKNANDPYAPGSYNGGNYFNGGSYYYGEGLAPYYGSPGGFNSAIASWNADAPPGSWVMVSLRALVNGRWTKFYTMGVWAADNATVRRHSVDGQNDADGRVDTDTLSLNSSAVAFQLKVTLYSANPTLALPHLWHVSVNTLRNGTTPAFSSDRKAWGKDLPVPERSQMIYPDGGEVWCSPTSLSMVMAFLDGKYGLSGLTRTVPQTAEATYDWIYKGNGNWPFNVAHATTGLNGALNGAVMRYQSLVQVERWIEQGIPVIASVAYSPGQLPGSPISATDGHLLVIRGFDTNGNPIVNDPAGDPRKGQSVRIVYPRAAFERVWQDGSGGAVYLLYPRNGWTDPRQWISPDYVGSQYAYPEIGKLWSDADAATLSGKSGRGWVWGTGPSTPAMLENYDEGVNGLRVVQYFDKTRMEITIPQGDRNSLWFVTNGLLTEELVSGKMQVGNGRFENRTPANIPVAGDPDSPLAPTYATFENLATLPGFEQTRRATNHTGQPISETLDRQGNVTQGSSGGLKYANYDAKLGHNIPDVLWSWMNNSARSGIDNWIFVLGYPISEPYWVQVNIGGKPVRVLAQLYERRALTYNPANPAEWQVEMGNIGQHYYRWRYGG
- a CDS encoding GNAT family N-acetyltransferase; the encoded protein is MEYRVLSRGEIDLMYRIDRSEVVEEIYYNQDGTLDLKQEFCDMPGFAPGELDKLVRRIYALYDEGGTVLGAFEGNTIAGIAALEVKFRGSDRDTMNLLALFVSKPYRRQGIGRWLVEGIAQKAWDMGATKLYISATPSRNTVQFYMGIGAQLASEIDPELFELEPLDIHLELDIRAPW
- a CDS encoding rod shape-determining protein, coding for MWTSTKIGIDLGTANVLVYVKGKGIVLSEPSVVAISTKDNRVLQVGMAAYEMMGRTPETVEVIRPMQNGVIADYVVTEAMLKHFISRATGRFAVVKPDVMICIPAGVTNVEMRAVHDAAIQAGAKRAWLIREPLAAAIGAQIPIAEPTGNMVIDIGGGTTEVAVISLYGIVTSNSIRVGGNKMDDSIASYIKRKYNLMIGERTAEEIKIRIGSAIPMEEELSMEVRGRDQVSGLPRTVIVRSNEITEALADPLESIIGAVRTVLEDTPPELASDIIDRGMVMTGGSSQLRNISQLLADVTGVPCYVADNPMNCVAIGTGVALEYIDLLRDSLSGDF